A genomic stretch from Bordetella sp. N includes:
- a CDS encoding amino acid ABC transporter permease has protein sequence MGNFDFGVIRDALPYLFGTGMTFTLTLTALAGLAGLVLGTLLALMRLSPLKALSVPATIYVNTMRSIPLLLVIFWFYFLVPYLGAWILRSPRPIQVGAFNSAVITFSMFEAAYFCEIMRAGIQSIARGQFNAGLALGLTQRQTLISIVLPQAIRNMTPALLTRVIILFQDTSLVYVLALTDFLGAASKIGQRDGRLVELYVFVAVVYILISFLASQSVKLLEKRLIPAR, from the coding sequence ATGGGTAATTTCGATTTCGGCGTCATCCGCGACGCACTGCCGTATCTGTTCGGCACCGGCATGACCTTCACCCTGACCCTGACCGCGCTGGCGGGGCTCGCGGGGTTGGTACTGGGCACCTTGTTGGCGCTGATGCGGCTGTCGCCGCTGAAGGCGCTATCGGTGCCGGCGACGATCTACGTCAACACCATGCGCTCGATCCCGCTGTTGCTGGTGATCTTCTGGTTCTATTTCCTGGTGCCTTATCTCGGCGCCTGGATACTGCGCTCGCCGCGCCCCATTCAGGTGGGCGCGTTCAATTCGGCGGTGATCACGTTCTCGATGTTCGAGGCCGCGTACTTCTGCGAGATCATGCGCGCCGGCATCCAGTCGATCGCGCGCGGCCAGTTCAATGCCGGCCTGGCGCTGGGCCTGACGCAACGCCAGACCCTGATCAGCATCGTGCTGCCGCAGGCCATCCGCAACATGACGCCCGCCCTGCTGACGCGGGTCATCATCCTGTTCCAGGACACCTCGCTGGTGTACGTGCTGGCGCTGACGGACTTCCTTGGCGCTGCTTCCAAGATCGGCCAGCGCGACGGCCGTCTGGTGGAACTCTACGTTTTCGTCGCCGTCGTCTACATCCTCATCAGCTTCCTGGCTTCGCAGTCGGTGAAGCTGCTGGAAAAACGCCTCATTCCCGCGCGTTGA
- a CDS encoding amino acid ABC transporter permease has product MNYDWSWQVFLEMSPDGVHNFLQTLAMGAGWTLALSLSTWVLALTLGSLLAVFRTCTSRALRVIGTVYVELFRNCPLLVQMFLWYFVFPEVVPKALGLAIKQMPQPWGQFVPALLCLTLYGASRVCEQIRAGIQSLPRGQFQAGTALGLSQVQVYRHIILPEAYRIVIAPLTSEFMGTIKYSSVALTIGLLELTGQARAMQEFSFHIFEAFSAATLVYLIINGLVVLSLRGLEKRYAVPGLIAGKH; this is encoded by the coding sequence ATGAATTACGACTGGAGCTGGCAGGTCTTCCTGGAGATGTCGCCCGACGGCGTGCATAACTTCCTGCAGACCCTGGCCATGGGTGCGGGCTGGACGCTGGCGCTGTCGCTGTCGACCTGGGTGCTGGCATTGACGCTGGGATCCCTGCTGGCGGTCTTCCGTACCTGCACGTCCCGCGCCTTGCGGGTCATCGGCACGGTGTATGTGGAACTGTTCCGCAACTGTCCGCTGCTGGTGCAGATGTTTCTCTGGTACTTCGTCTTCCCCGAAGTCGTGCCCAAAGCACTGGGGCTGGCCATCAAGCAGATGCCGCAGCCCTGGGGGCAATTCGTGCCAGCCTTGCTGTGCCTGACCCTGTATGGCGCGTCGCGCGTCTGCGAGCAGATCCGCGCGGGCATCCAGTCGCTGCCACGCGGCCAGTTCCAGGCGGGCACCGCGCTGGGCCTGAGCCAGGTGCAGGTCTACCGCCACATCATCCTGCCCGAGGCCTATCGCATCGTCATCGCGCCGCTGACCTCGGAATTCATGGGCACCATCAAGTACTCGTCCGTCGCGCTGACCATCGGGCTGCTGGAGCTGACCGGCCAGGCGCGCGCCATGCAGGAATTCAGCTTTCATATCTTCGAGGCCTTCAGCGCCGCGACGCTGGTCTATCTGATCATCAACGGCCTGGTGGTGCTGAGCCTGCGCGGCCTTGAGAAACGCTACGCGGTGCCCGGCCTGATCGCCGGCAAGCACTGA
- a CDS encoding amino acid ABC transporter substrate-binding protein produces the protein MKATTTLAAALLLAATSAAITTAHAEGAGRLDKIRETGAIVIGHPESSVPFSYLDASQKPIGYTVEICQEIAKAVQANLKLPKLDVRYNPTTSATRIPLLNNGTIDLECGNTTNLPDRHKLVSFAPTTFVAQVVLMARKDAGVDPNDPATFRGKAIAAQAGGQTFRLISEINAKNNYGIQVIGAKDTGETFLMVQSGRAAGSANDDGLAYGSVASSKTPDDFVIGTKGLQLAPYGIMEPKDDPAFKKVVDDAVLELMKNGKIAAIYEKYFNSPIPPRGINLKYPMSDALKRALANPTDSGDPAAYQ, from the coding sequence TTGAAAGCCACCACCACGCTTGCCGCGGCGTTGCTCCTTGCCGCCACCTCCGCCGCCATCACCACCGCGCATGCCGAAGGCGCCGGCCGCCTGGACAAGATCCGCGAAACGGGCGCCATCGTCATCGGCCATCCGGAATCCTCCGTGCCGTTTTCCTATCTGGACGCCAGCCAGAAGCCGATCGGCTACACCGTGGAGATCTGCCAGGAAATCGCCAAGGCGGTGCAGGCGAACCTGAAGCTGCCCAAGCTGGACGTGCGCTACAACCCCACCACCTCCGCCACCCGCATTCCGCTGTTGAACAACGGCACGATCGATCTGGAATGCGGCAACACCACCAACCTGCCTGACCGTCACAAGCTGGTGTCGTTCGCGCCCACGACGTTCGTCGCGCAGGTGGTGCTGATGGCGCGCAAGGATGCGGGCGTGGACCCCAATGACCCGGCCACGTTCCGTGGCAAGGCCATCGCTGCCCAGGCCGGCGGCCAGACCTTCCGCCTGATCTCCGAGATCAATGCCAAGAACAACTACGGCATCCAGGTGATCGGCGCCAAGGACACCGGCGAAACCTTCCTGATGGTGCAGTCCGGCCGCGCCGCCGGCTCGGCCAACGATGATGGCCTGGCTTACGGGTCAGTAGCCTCGTCCAAGACCCCTGACGACTTCGTCATCGGTACCAAGGGCCTGCAACTGGCGCCGTACGGCATCATGGAACCCAAGGATGATCCGGCCTTCAAGAAGGTGGTCGACGACGCCGTGCTCGAACTGATGAAGAACGGCAAGATCGCGGCGATCTACGAGAAGTACTTCAACTCGCCCATCCCGCCGCGCGGCATCAACCTGAAGTATCCGATGAGCGACGCCCTCAAGCGCGCGCTGGCGAATCCGACCGACTCGGGCGACCCCGCCGCCTATCAATAA
- a CDS encoding LysR substrate-binding domain-containing protein yields MTNPRLGLRQIEAFRAIMVSGSMTAAARRMHTSQPQVSRLIAQLEAITQFPLFERNGSRLTPTLDGSRFFTEVEKTFIGLAGLESAAASIRSFSAGRLSVAAMPRLAGGLLARIVVRFKAQYPDVMVSIQSGNAGTVHDWITSGFCETGLAMLYSDVPGVQVEPVITTRCVAVLPRGHRLARLKRLKPADFVGEPFISFPMGSALRERIDGIFHAAKVERRIVAEAGLGASICALVAAGLGVSLINPIAAGEEKLEGEIEVRPFSPAVPVIIGLLYPPYHNRTRLVSVFAELAREVMQEELAAFA; encoded by the coding sequence ATGACAAATCCACGCTTGGGCCTGCGCCAGATCGAGGCTTTCCGGGCCATCATGGTGTCCGGATCGATGACCGCGGCGGCCCGCCGCATGCACACTTCACAACCGCAGGTAAGCCGGCTGATCGCGCAGCTGGAAGCCATCACGCAGTTTCCTCTGTTCGAACGCAACGGCAGCCGGCTCACGCCCACCTTGGACGGGTCGCGTTTTTTCACCGAGGTCGAGAAGACCTTCATCGGCCTGGCCGGCCTGGAGTCCGCGGCGGCCAGCATCCGGTCGTTTTCGGCGGGCCGCCTTAGCGTGGCTGCCATGCCGCGCCTGGCGGGCGGCCTGCTGGCGCGCATCGTGGTGCGCTTCAAGGCCCAGTATCCAGACGTCATGGTGTCGATCCAGTCGGGCAATGCCGGCACGGTGCATGACTGGATCACGTCCGGTTTCTGCGAGACGGGGCTGGCCATGTTGTATAGCGACGTGCCGGGCGTACAGGTGGAGCCCGTGATCACCACGCGTTGCGTGGCCGTGCTGCCGCGCGGCCATCGTCTGGCACGCCTGAAACGGCTCAAGCCCGCCGATTTCGTCGGCGAGCCTTTCATTTCCTTTCCCATGGGCAGCGCGCTGCGCGAGCGCATCGACGGCATCTTTCACGCGGCCAAGGTCGAGCGCCGTATCGTGGCCGAGGCCGGCCTGGGCGCGTCCATCTGCGCGCTGGTGGCGGCGGGCCTGGGTGTCAGCCTGATCAATCCCATCGCGGCGGGCGAGGAAAAGCTGGAGGGGGAAATCGAGGTGCGGCCTTTCTCCCCGGCGGTGCCGGTGATCATCGGCCTGCTGTATCCGCCGTATCACAACCGTACCCGGCTGGTGAGCGTCTTCGCGGAGCTGGCCCGGGAGGTCATGCAGGAAGAGCTGGCGGCCTTCGCCTGA
- a CDS encoding DUF4148 domain-containing protein — protein sequence MRIQTIATSAALVLALVGIAHAGTPRGDSDNVPFQGVYGQSDNASASRAQVQAELEQARSAGLVARGDLDNAPFAAQADSGVARAQVAAEVARQPGATAFGDPNNAPFQGA from the coding sequence ATGCGTATTCAAACCATTGCAACTTCCGCCGCCCTAGTCCTCGCCCTGGTGGGTATCGCCCATGCGGGCACCCCGCGCGGCGACTCGGACAACGTGCCGTTCCAAGGCGTCTACGGCCAATCGGACAATGCGTCCGCCAGCCGGGCGCAAGTCCAGGCTGAACTGGAACAAGCCAGGAGCGCGGGCCTGGTAGCGCGCGGCGATCTGGACAACGCCCCGTTCGCCGCCCAGGCCGATAGCGGCGTGGCGCGCGCGCAGGTCGCCGCTGAAGTGGCGCGGCAACCCGGCGCCACCGCCTTCGGCGACCCTAACAACGCGCCCTTCCAAGGTGCCTGA